A single genomic interval of Aedes aegypti strain LVP_AGWG chromosome 1, AaegL5.0 Primary Assembly, whole genome shotgun sequence harbors:
- the LOC5576685 gene encoding protein CutA homolog isoform X2, which produces MILPAITIFTLLFSFTSIDVKGTFATAISEHDGDSSVIGGERPSSGMSSEKYEPGTHSIAYVTTPNANSAKELARKLVERKLAACVNIIPGLMSIYEWEGKINEDQEILLMIKTRTARVEELSKFVRENHPYSVAEVISVPIENGNPPYLEWLSKTVPEVAKK; this is translated from the exons ATGATTTTGCCGGCAATAACAATCTTTACGCTGTTGTTCTCATTTACCTCGATAGACGTTAAAGGCACCTTTGCTACTGCTATCAGCGAACACGACGGTGATTCCAGTGTCATTGGAGGAGAAAG ACCGAGCTCCGGAATGTCTTCCGAAAAGTACGAACCCGGAACGCACTCAATTGCCTACGtgactaccccgaatgccaacTCGGCCAAAGAGCTGGCCCGGAAGTTGGTGGAACGAAAATTGGCCGCCTGCGTGAACATCATTCCAGGGTTGATGTCGATCTATGAGTGGGAAGGCAAAATCAACGAGGACCAGGAAATTCTGCTGATGATAAAAACGCGCACTGCCCGGGTCGAAGAGTTGAGCAAGTTTGTGCGGGAGAACCATCCGTACAGTGTGGCCGAGGTGATATCGGTTCCGATCGAAAACGGCAATCCACCGTATCTGGAGTGGCTGAGCAAGACTGTGCCGGAAGTGGCGAAGAAATGA
- the LOC5576685 gene encoding protein CutA homolog isoform X1, with translation MILPAITIFTLLFSFTSIDVKGTFATAISEHDGDSSVIGGESLHNHFDLENQRSCPKPSSGMSSEKYEPGTHSIAYVTTPNANSAKELARKLVERKLAACVNIIPGLMSIYEWEGKINEDQEILLMIKTRTARVEELSKFVRENHPYSVAEVISVPIENGNPPYLEWLSKTVPEVAKK, from the exons ATGATTTTGCCGGCAATAACAATCTTTACGCTGTTGTTCTCATTTACCTCGATAGACGTTAAAGGCACCTTTGCTACTGCTATCAGCGAACACGACGGTGATTCCAGTGTCATTGGAGGAGAAAG CTTACACAATCACTTCGATCTAGAAAACCAGCGGTCCTGTCCCAA ACCGAGCTCCGGAATGTCTTCCGAAAAGTACGAACCCGGAACGCACTCAATTGCCTACGtgactaccccgaatgccaacTCGGCCAAAGAGCTGGCCCGGAAGTTGGTGGAACGAAAATTGGCCGCCTGCGTGAACATCATTCCAGGGTTGATGTCGATCTATGAGTGGGAAGGCAAAATCAACGAGGACCAGGAAATTCTGCTGATGATAAAAACGCGCACTGCCCGGGTCGAAGAGTTGAGCAAGTTTGTGCGGGAGAACCATCCGTACAGTGTGGCCGAGGTGATATCGGTTCCGATCGAAAACGGCAATCCACCGTATCTGGAGTGGCTGAGCAAGACTGTGCCGGAAGTGGCGAAGAAATGA